A DNA window from Camelina sativa cultivar DH55 chromosome 17, Cs, whole genome shotgun sequence contains the following coding sequences:
- the LOC104755101 gene encoding malignant T-cell-amplified sequence 1 homolog: MFKKFCLEEISSQNQVKASVQRRIRQSIQDEYPGLETVMEDLLPKKIPLIVVKCPNHLTLVVVNNVPLFFCIRDGPYMPTLRLLHQYPNIMRRFQVDRGAIKFVLSGANIMCPGLTSPGGVLDEEVDAERPVAIYAEGKQHALAIGFTKMSAKDIKGINKGIGVDTMHYLNDGLWKMERLD; encoded by the exons ATGTTCAAGAA GTTTTGTTTGGAGGAGATTTCATCACAAAACCAAGTGAAGGCATCTGTTCAACGTAGGATCCGCCAGAGTATTCAAGATGAG TACCCGGGACTTGAAACAGTGATGGAGGATCTACTCCCCAAAAAGATTCCTCTTATCGTAGTGAAGTG CCCAAACCATCTGACCCTTGTTGTTGTCAACAATGTCCCCCTCTTCTTCTGTATCCGTGACGGGCCATACATGCCAACACTGCGACTTCTTCATCAAT ACCCAAATATAATGAGGAGGTTTCAAGTTGATAGAGGTGCCATAAAGTTTGTTCTCTCTGGTGCAAACATAATGTGTCCTGGTCTTACTTCCCCGGGAGGCGTTCTGGATGAAGAAGTTGACGCTGAAAGGCCAGTG GCCATATATGCAGAAGGAAAGCAACACGCCTTAGCAATAGGCTTCACCAAAATGTCAGCCAAGGACAT AAAGGGCATAAACAAAGGAATCGGAGTGGACACCATGCATTACCTTAACGACGGTCTCTGGAAG ATGGAGCGGCTAGATTGA
- the LOC104755102 gene encoding F-box protein PP2-B15-like isoform X3 — protein MLLLFGNGPFGPKWTLIRETHLGHVFRLENKQKQNRAIVVVSLSLLNFGRRMMLPEACVANILSFTTPADTFSSSAVSSVFKVAGDSDLVWEKFLPSDYSHVVSRSTDHHQKFSSKKELYRYLCESILIDNGRKMFKIEKLSGKISYVLSARDLSITWSNQRHYWSWNPRSDSRFSEGVELIMTDWLEIIGKIQTGALSPNTNYGAYLIMKVTSRAYGLELVPAETWIKVGNGEKKTESTYLSRLDSKKQQMERLFYGQREERMAMMDKVVGAHRREPEVRDDGWMEIELGEFETGQEGGEDMEVVMSLTEVKGYQLKGGIAIDGIEVRPKPQK, from the exons ATGTTACTACTATTCGGGAATGGGCCATTCGGTCCAAAATGGACGCTTATAAGAGAGACTCATCTCGGTCACGTTTTCCGTCtcgaaaacaaacaaaaacaaaacagagccaTAGTagtagtctctctctctctcctcaatTTTGGAAGAAGGATGATGTTACCAGA AGCATGCGTAGCGAACATCCTCTCCTTCACAACTCCGGCCGACACATTCTCTTCGTCGGCCGTCTCCTCAGTCTTCAAGGTCGCCGGTGATTCTGATCTCGTCTGGGAGAAGTTTCTACCTTCCGATTACAGCCACGTTGTCTCTAGATCGACTGATCACCACCAGAAGTTCTCCTCCAAAAAGGAGCTCTATCGATATCTCTGTGAATCAATCCTCATCGATAATGGCAGAAAG ATGTTCAAGATCGAGAAACTTTCCGGGAAAATATCGTATGTTTTATCGGCGAGAGATCTTTCCATAACTTGGAGCAACCAACGACATTACTGGTCTTGGAACCCTCGATCAGATTCAAG ATTCTCGGAAGGGGTGGAACTTATAATGACGGACTGGTTAGAAATCATCGGAAAAATCCAAACCGGAGCTTTATCGCCCAACACAAACTACGGAGCTTATCTGATTATGAAAGTGACGTCACGTGCGTATGGGCTAGAGCTAGTTCCGGCAGAGACTTGGATAAAAGTGGGGAATGgtgaaaagaaaacagagtcaACTTATCTAAGTCGCTTGGAtagcaagaaacaacaaatgGAGCGGCTGTTTTACggacagagagaagagaggatggCGATGATGGACAAGGTTGTCGGGGCTCATAGGAGGGAGCCAGAGGTGAGAGACGATGGGTGGATGGAAATAGAGCTCGGAGAGTTCGAGACGGGACAAGAAGGTGGTGAAGACATGGAGGTTGTTATGAGTCTAACCGAAGTTAAAGGTTATCAGTTAAAAGGTGGGATTGCTATTGATGGGATTGAAGTAAGGCCTAAACCCCAAAAGTGA
- the LOC104755102 gene encoding F-box protein PP2-B15-like isoform X4: MLLLFGNGPFGPKWTLIRETHLGHVFRLENKQKQNRAIVVVSLSLLNFGRRMMLPEACVANILSFTTPADTFSSSAVSSVFKVAGDSDLVWEKFLPSDYSHVVSRSTDHHQKFSSKKELYRYLCESILIDNGRKMFKIEKLSGKISYVLSARDLSITWSNQRHYWSWNPRSDSRFSEGVELIMTDWLEIIGKIQTGALSPNTNYGAYLIMKVTSRAYGLELVPAETWIKVGNGEKKTESTYLSRLDSKKQQMERLFYGQREERMAMMDKVVGAHRREPEVRDDGWMEIELGEFETGQEGGEDMEVVMSLTEVKGYQLKGGIAIDGIEVRPKPQK, encoded by the exons ATGTTACTACTATTCGGGAATGGGCCATTCGGTCCAAAATGGACGCTTATAAGAGAGACTCATCTCGGTCACGTTTTCCGTCtcgaaaacaaacaaaaacaaaacagagccaTAGTagtagtctctctctctctcctcaatTTTGGAAGAAGGATGATGTTACCAGAAGCATGCGTAGCGAAC ATCCTCTCCTTCACAACTCCGGCCGACACATTCTCTTCGTCGGCCGTCTCCTCAGTCTTCAAGGTCGCCGGTGATTCTGATCTCGTCTGGGAGAAGTTTCTACCTTCCGATTACAGCCACGTTGTCTCTAGATCGACTGATCACCACCAGAAGTTCTCCTCCAAAAAGGAGCTCTATCGATATCTCTGTGAATCAATCCTCATCGATAATGGCAGAAAG ATGTTCAAGATCGAGAAACTTTCCGGGAAAATATCGTATGTTTTATCGGCGAGAGATCTTTCCATAACTTGGAGCAACCAACGACATTACTGGTCTTGGAACCCTCGATCAGATTCAAG ATTCTCGGAAGGGGTGGAACTTATAATGACGGACTGGTTAGAAATCATCGGAAAAATCCAAACCGGAGCTTTATCGCCCAACACAAACTACGGAGCTTATCTGATTATGAAAGTGACGTCACGTGCGTATGGGCTAGAGCTAGTTCCGGCAGAGACTTGGATAAAAGTGGGGAATGgtgaaaagaaaacagagtcaACTTATCTAAGTCGCTTGGAtagcaagaaacaacaaatgGAGCGGCTGTTTTACggacagagagaagagaggatggCGATGATGGACAAGGTTGTCGGGGCTCATAGGAGGGAGCCAGAGGTGAGAGACGATGGGTGGATGGAAATAGAGCTCGGAGAGTTCGAGACGGGACAAGAAGGTGGTGAAGACATGGAGGTTGTTATGAGTCTAACCGAAGTTAAAGGTTATCAGTTAAAAGGTGGGATTGCTATTGATGGGATTGAAGTAAGGCCTAAACCCCAAAAGTGA
- the LOC104755102 gene encoding F-box protein PP2-B15-like isoform X2, with the protein MLLLFGNGPFGPKWTLIRETHLGHVFRLENKQKQNRAIVVVSLSLLNFGRRMMLPEACVANILSFTTPADTFSSSAVSSVFKVAGDSDLVWEKFLPSDYSHVVSRSTDHHQKFSSKKELYRYLCESILIDNGRKMFKIEKLSGKISYVLSARDLSITWSNQRHYWSWNPRSDSRFSEGVELIMTDWLEIIGKIQTGALSPNTNYGAYLIMKVTSRAYGLELVPAETWIKVGNGEKKTESTYLSRLDSKKQQMERLFYGQREERMAMMDKVVGAHRREPEVRDDGWMEIELGEFETGQEGGEDMEVVMSLTEVKGYQLKGGIAIDGIEVRPKPQK; encoded by the exons ATGTTACTACTATTCGGGAATGGGCCATTCGGTCCAAAATGGACGCTTATAAGAGAGACTCATCTCGGTCACGTTTTCCGTCtcgaaaacaaacaaaaacaaaacagagccaTAGTagtagtctctctctctctcctcaatTTTGGAAGAAGGATGATGTTACCAGAAGCATGCGTAGCGAACATCCTCTCCTTCACAACTCCGGCCGACACATTCTCTTCGTCGGCCGTCTCCTCAGTCTTCAAGGTCGCCGGTGATTCTGATCTCGTCTGGGAGAAGTTTCTACCTTCCGATTACAGCCACGTTGTCTCTAGATCGACTGATCACCACCAGAAGTTCTCCTCCAAAAAGGAGCTCTATCGATATCTCTGTGAATCAATCCTCATCGATAATGGCAGAAAG ATGTTCAAGATCGAGAAACTTTCCGGGAAAATATCGTATGTTTTATCGGCGAGAGATCTTTCCATAACTTGGAGCAACCAACGACATTACTGGTCTTGGAACCCTCGATCAGATTCAAG ATTCTCGGAAGGGGTGGAACTTATAATGACGGACTG GTTAGAAATCATCGGAAAAATCCAAACCGGAGCTTTATCGCCCAACACAAACTACGGAGCTTATCTGATTATGAAAGTGACGTCACGTGCGTATGGGCTAGAGCTAGTTCCGGCAGAGACTTGGATAAAAGTGGGGAATGgtgaaaagaaaacagagtcaACTTATCTAAGTCGCTTGGAtagcaagaaacaacaaatgGAGCGGCTGTTTTACggacagagagaagagaggatggCGATGATGGACAAGGTTGTCGGGGCTCATAGGAGGGAGCCAGAGGTGAGAGACGATGGGTGGATGGAAATAGAGCTCGGAGAGTTCGAGACGGGACAAGAAGGTGGTGAAGACATGGAGGTTGTTATGAGTCTAACCGAAGTTAAAGGTTATCAGTTAAAAGGTGGGATTGCTATTGATGGGATTGAAGTAAGGCCTAAACCCCAAAAGTGA
- the LOC104755102 gene encoding F-box protein PP2-B15-like isoform X1 has protein sequence MLLLFGNGPFGPKWTLIRETHLGHVFRLENKQKQNRAIVVVSLSLLNFGRRMMLPEACVANILSFTTPADTFSSSAVSSVFKVAGDSDLVWEKFLPSDYSHVVSRSTDHHQKFSSKKELYRYLCESILIDNGRKMFKIEKLSGKISYVLSARDLSITWSNQRHYWSWNPRSDSRFSEGVELIMTDWLEIIGKIQTGALSPNTNYGAYLIMKVTSRAYGLELVPAETWIKVGNGEKKTESTYLSRLDSKKQQMERLFYGQREERMAMMDKVVGAHRREPEVRDDGWMEIELGEFETGQEGGEDMEVVMSLTEVKGYQLKGGIAIDGIEVRPKPQK, from the exons ATGTTACTACTATTCGGGAATGGGCCATTCGGTCCAAAATGGACGCTTATAAGAGAGACTCATCTCGGTCACGTTTTCCGTCtcgaaaacaaacaaaaacaaaacagagccaTAGTagtagtctctctctctctcctcaatTTTGGAAGAAGGATGATGTTACCAGAAGCATGCGTAGCGAACATCCTCTCCTTCACAACTCCGGCCGACACATTCTCTTCGTCGGCCGTCTCCTCAGTCTTCAAGGTCGCCGGTGATTCTGATCTCGTCTGGGAGAAGTTTCTACCTTCCGATTACAGCCACGTTGTCTCTAGATCGACTGATCACCACCAGAAGTTCTCCTCCAAAAAGGAGCTCTATCGATATCTCTGTGAATCAATCCTCATCGATAATGGCAGAAAG ATGTTCAAGATCGAGAAACTTTCCGGGAAAATATCGTATGTTTTATCGGCGAGAGATCTTTCCATAACTTGGAGCAACCAACGACATTACTGGTCTTGGAACCCTCGATCAGATTCAAG ATTCTCGGAAGGGGTGGAACTTATAATGACGGACTGGTTAGAAATCATCGGAAAAATCCAAACCGGAGCTTTATCGCCCAACACAAACTACGGAGCTTATCTGATTATGAAAGTGACGTCACGTGCGTATGGGCTAGAGCTAGTTCCGGCAGAGACTTGGATAAAAGTGGGGAATGgtgaaaagaaaacagagtcaACTTATCTAAGTCGCTTGGAtagcaagaaacaacaaatgGAGCGGCTGTTTTACggacagagagaagagaggatggCGATGATGGACAAGGTTGTCGGGGCTCATAGGAGGGAGCCAGAGGTGAGAGACGATGGGTGGATGGAAATAGAGCTCGGAGAGTTCGAGACGGGACAAGAAGGTGGTGAAGACATGGAGGTTGTTATGAGTCTAACCGAAGTTAAAGGTTATCAGTTAAAAGGTGGGATTGCTATTGATGGGATTGAAGTAAGGCCTAAACCCCAAAAGTGA